Proteins encoded within one genomic window of Anopheles gambiae chromosome 3, idAnoGambNW_F1_1, whole genome shotgun sequence:
- the LOC5668053 gene encoding uncharacterized protein LOC5668053 produces MEIGPDEWMERAKENMKKFLNRGGACRGDEPQMLTGAALENTLGYALNLTMKDPNEWTDDELQQEYMEQLCFYDAESRKTIDRLTQQMYAQIGGDSPDEPCQLTILPIELYAEGKLYEVALFRYQFGVGTEPKYVDSYGRVYGSFKDFLRNNKYPSAEMMYPREGRLEAGDDKTVLYEVGKTPAWKAYYFKALDIATGIIGIAGATGAIFLSGGIATPFVAASIGSALYATGRSIDVLRDKSAHQESLNPFLDSESRTAWLSLTAHVLTFGTMPHISALSGVASTSHSIATGFKVCNFINETGNIISDLVICDTLSAMHSNYYNASIETRLAHAASICFWTKTTISIRQAELMMKNNAIVALKLFGFEDHCCEYFNNDAHAIDIGLRIAKHSLETNVQIVSDASDPGAIRIDGSRFPIVELLRLEPSEVETLFEALQGVSADERALFDEMRPLVCCGKAAAADEDDGRLSVLVRILAREAERECLPVSDLMEMLLQTYAAIKRYEGGAAGSVQPTTFQLSAGGLCIGRGLCMRLKPAFILFASKEVAPAPVELSAGENSSSSSKPRDGGETGDTETNRLIRALLELSEKQCSQLSDIIRQDPNYFSIFKQKPLETIQQAGEVAVTEAHREQLLYARLKENILKALERNTTAKNDS; encoded by the exons atggAGATCGGACCGGACGAGTGGATGGAGCGGGCGAAGGAGAATATGAAAAAGTTCCTCAACCGGGGCGGTGCGTGCCGGGGGGACGAGCCGCAAATGCTGACCGGGGCCGCGCTCGAGAACACGCTCGGGTACGCGCTGAACCTCACGATGAAGGACCCGAACGAGTGGACGGACGACGAGCTGCAGCAGGAGTACATGGAGCAGCTCTGCTTCTATGATGCCGAGtcgcgcaaaacgatcgaccggCTGACGCAGCAGATGTACGCACAGATCGGGGGCGATTCCCCGGACGAACCGTGCCAGCTGACGATCCTGCCGATCGAGCTGTACGCGGAAGGGAAGCTGTACGAGGTGGCCCTGTTCCGGTACCAGTTCGGGGTGGGCACTGAGCCGAAGTACGTCGACTCGTACGGCCGGGTGTACGGCAGCTTTAAGGATTTTTTGCGCAACAACAAGTACCCGTCGGCGGAGATGATGTACCCGCGGGAGGGCCGGCTGGAGGCGGGCGACGACAAAACCGTACTGTACGAGGTGGGCAAAACGCCCGCCTGGAAGGCGTACTACTTTAAGGCGCTCGACATTGCGACGGGCATTATTG GAATTGCGGGCGCTACCGGGGCCATCTTTCTGTCGGGCGGTATCGCCACCCCGTTCGTAGCCGCCAGCATCGGTTCGGCCCTGTACGCGACGGGCCGGTCGATCGATGTGCTGCGGGACAAGAGCGCCCACCAGGAGTCGCTCAATCCTTTCCTCGATTCGGAATCGCGCACCGCCTGGCTCAGCCTGACCGCGCACGTCCTCACGTTCGGCACGATGCCCCACATCTCCGCCCTGTCCGGCGTGGCCTCGACCAGCCACAGCATCGCGACCGGCTTCAAGGTGTGCAACTTCATCAACGAGACGGGCAACATCATCAGCGATCTCGTCATCTGCGACACACTGTCCGCGATGCACTCGAACTACTACAACGCGTCGATCGAGACGCGGCTCGCGCACGCCGCCTCGATCTGCTTCTGGACCAAAACGACCATCAGCATCCGGCAGGCGGAGCTGATGATGAAGAACAACGCGATCGTGGCGCTGAAGCTGTTCGGGTTCGAGGACCACTGCTGCGAGTACTTTAACAACGATGCGCACGCGATCGACATCGGGCTGCGGATAGCGAAGCATTCGCTCGAAACGAACGTGCAGATCGTGTCGGACGCGAGCGATCCGGGCGCGATCCGGATCGATGGCAGTCGGTTCCCGATCGTGGAGCTGCTGCGGCTCGAGCCGAGCGAGGTCGAGACGCTGTTCGAGGCGCTGCAGGGCGTTTCGGCGGACGAGCGTGCACTGTTCGATGAGATGCGTCCACTGGTTTGCTGCGGGAAGGCGGCTGCTGCCGACGAGGATGATGGTAGGCTGAGCGTGCTGGTGCGCATCCTTGCCCGGGAAGCGGAACGGGAGTGCTTGCCCGTGAGCGATCTGATGGAAATGTTGCTGCAAACGTACGCCGCCATCAAGCGGTACGAAGGGGGCGCGGCCGGCAGCGTACAACCGACCACGTTCCAGCTTTCGGCCGGCGGTCTGTGTATTGGGCGCGGTCTCTGCATGCGCCTGAAGCCGGCCTTCATTCTGTTTGCGTCGAAGGAAGTGGCCCCGGCACCGGTGGAGCTGTCCGCTGGggagaacagcagcagcagcagtaagccGCGTGACGGTGGCGAGACAGGCGATACGGAAACGAACCGTTTAATTCGGGCACTGTTGGAGCTGTCCGAGAAGCAGTGCAGCCAGTTGTCGGACATTATCCGCCAGGATCCGAATTACTTTTCGATCTTTAAGCAAAAGCCACTGGAAACGATCCAACAGGCAGGTGAGGTGGCCGTCACGGAGGCCCACAGGGAGCAGCTGCTGTACGCAAGGCTTAAGGAGAATATTTTGAAAGCACTGGAGCGAAACACGACCGCGAAGAACGACAGCTAA
- the LOC1280869 gene encoding uncharacterized protein LOC1280869, producing MDELLEMFNSFIGEALDYERAMDAEFVELEKKLSECVSLAKERGTPVQNKKRPKRQASLSEKEEEASGKSAGEEEEQSEARTSTNDRSTTGGTGKSSSARMLDVSGGKGAGEKQAPQPMDTTTSQANESSVRPSRTARLKAQEKLKEPAIGSKLRNDGGTAVTIKLERNSSVANSTLVRGGKEALVAMEKTTLERTYVEMETENDANRANRIISPAAAAAEKRTNDEGFSSANEASQKEPAKQAGKSERDMSLLVVPPVIPKVEIVSDEEMPPPSIMPPPKLPAPKVRTKKKPPVGEKGAKDISDTASSSAVSSADSTMNSTASSVRSSVSNSSSTTAKNRVGRPTRTKTKQTGKQVEEPLAAEAPSKPTTPPAVLMDVGVLIEPMRIKAEKLSIVQQQPAPADRTSDKSNYEDAQEQQEPMEVETTTNTAQLQSQMRPLKIALQKIPSHELPQQAHVGPSDMNGTYTTGTAAGQPIPSDGTFTMPPSIHDGTFTVNSPMENARGAPICNETFNIPAAGGTPPMAGSERHPDDTYVIEKSGGSSGGAGPQQQQHVPLANASIMTEDDSVVENSPIQPAPEQLKSKTTTPRTRVAAAAADPPPVPGPKPQRGAAALKKSASAVADAKKNKELFNPCVMSPIKSRIEAFEKCATATGGPAASKIGTPQAQIGRLMKTVSTPTLGTTEPHGITRSAHAKPYTSSSSSSSVYTPNCAAQPPMPKAASASKIGQMQSRALHHGTTSGGGGAQSHSRDSSWDRAGGGGGSGGTLSAASSTSSLLDEKKKKREEKQRLAAAQREAMEREKREHAERLVREKEEKYRKLVQEKQEKLRLDAQKKARKLEEFEKRRQAEEQKTLADQKRDELAKQLADQERINRELLDTLKQNQTKDAHETKLHKQLYQQKLRQQQQQLEKQHHQQQLAAKKKLAGGAAGSSAASKKLFTFEMIDTDDSTDEEVSEDTSAPRKKQRPPLPEWCQKTADFRKQLQLQAQLQSSVIDRLFSVQPMTPDLRLLFPSIDAQKLKRNSSAIWRTPPRHSQLP from the exons ATGGATGAGCTGTTGGAAATGTTCAACTCCTTCATCGGGGAGGCACTCGATTACGAACGGGCTATGGATGCTGAGTTCGTG GAGCTCGAGAAGAAGTTGAGCGAGTGCGTCTCGCTGGCAAAGGAGCGGGGCACACCGGTGCAGAACAAGAAGCGCCCCAAGCGGCAGGCATCCCTAtcggaaaaggaagaagaagcgagCGGTAAGTCCGCCGGGGAGGAGGAAGAACAGTCAGAAGCAAGAACATCGACGAACGATCGTTCGACCACAGGCGGCACTGGAAAATCGTCCTCCGCCCGCATGCTCGATGTGAGTGGCGGCAAGGGTGCGGGTGAAAAGCAGGCACCGCAACCGAtggacaccaccaccagccaggCGAACGAATCGTCCGTCCGGCCGTCACGAACGGCACGGCTGAAGGCGCAGGAAAAGCTGAAGGAACCGGCAATAGGCAGCAAGCTGCGCAACGATGGCGGCACGGCGGTGACGATCAAGCTGGAGCGCAACTCGTCCGTCGCTAACAGTACGCTGGTGCGGGGCGGAAAGGAGGCGCTGGTGGCGATGGAGAAAACCACGCTCGAGCGAACGTACGTCGAGATGGAGACGGAAAACGATGCGAACCGGGCGAACCGAATCATTAGCCCGGCAGCTGCCGCTGCCGAGAAGCGGACAAACGACGAAGGCTTCTCCAGCGCAAACGAAGCATCGCAGAAGGAACCGGCGAAGCAGGCCGGCAAAAGCGAGCGCGACATGTCACTGCTGGTCGTGCCCCCGGTCATACCAAAGGTGGAGATTGTGTCGGACGAGGAGATGCCACCGCCGAGCATTATGCCGCCACCGAAGCTTCCCGCACCGAAGGTACGCACGAAGAAAAAACCGCCCGTGGGTGAGAAGGGTGCCAAGGACATCAGCGACACGGCGTCCAGCTCGGCCGTGTCGTCGGCCGATTCCACCATGAACAGTACGGCCAGCAGTGTTAGGAGTAGCgtgagcaacagcagcagcactaccgCCAAAAATCGGGTGggacgtcctacgcggacgaAAACCAAACAGACGGGCAAACAGGTGGAAGAACCGTTGGCTGCGGAGGCGCCCTCCAAACCTACGACGCCACCCGCGGTGCTGATGGACGTGGGCGTACTGATCGAACCGATGCGCATCAAGGCGGAAAAGCTCTCGAtcgtacagcagcagccagcaccGGCCGACCGGACGTCCGATAAATCCAACTACGAGGATGCACAGGAGCAGCAGGAGCCAATGGAGGTggaaaccaccaccaacacggcGCAGCTGCAGAGCCAGATGCGGCCGCTAAAAATTGCGCTGCAGAAAATCCCGTCGCACGAGCTGCCCCAACAAGCGCACGTCGGCCCGTCCGATATGAATGGAACGTACACGACTGGTACTGCAGCAGGTCAGCCGATTCCATCCGACGGCACGTTCACTATGCCGCCGTCGATACATGACGGCACGTTTACGGTCAACTCGCCGATGGAAAATGCACGCGGTGCGCCGATTTGCAATGAAACGTTCAATATTCCCGCTGCCGGCGGCACACCACCGATGGCCGGATCGGAGCGCCATCCGGACGATACGTACGTGATCGAGAAGAGCGGTGGCTCGTCGGGTGGTGCcgggccgcagcagcagcagcatgttcCGCTCGCAAACGCCAGCATCATGACCGAGGACGACTCGGTGGTGGAAAACTCGCCCATACAGCCTGCGCCGGAGCAGTTAAAATCAAAAACGACCACCCCCCGTACAAGGgtcgctgccgctgccgctgacCCTCCCCCAGTGCCTGGACCGAAGCCACAAAGAGGTGCGGCTGCGCTGAAAAAGTCCGCCAGCGCGGTGGCCGacgcgaagaaaaacaaggaaCTGTTCAACCCGTGCGTGATGAGCCCAATCAAGAGCCGCATCGAGGCGTTCGAGAAGTGTGCGACGGCAACGGGTGGGCCCGCTGCATCCAAGATCGGCACGCCGCAGGCCCAGATCGGGCGGCTCATGAAAACGGTGAGCACACCGACGCTCGGCACGACGGAACCGCACGGCATTACCCGGTCGGCACACGCGAAACCgtacacctcctcctcctcctcctcgtccgtcTACACGCCAAACTGTGCCGCCCAGCCGCCCATGCCGAAAGCGGCCTCCGCGTCCAAGATTGGCCAGATGCAGAGCAGGGCGCTCCATCACGGTACAacgagcggcggcggcggcgcacAAAGCCACTCGCGCGACTCGAGCTGGGACCgtgccggcggtggtggcggcagcggtggAACGTTATCGGCCGCCTCTTCCACCTCCTCGCTGCTGgacgagaagaagaaaaagcgcgAGGAAAAGCAGCGGCTGGCGGCGGCCCAGCGGGAAGCGATGGAGCGCGAAAAGCGCGAACACGCCGAGCGGCTGGTGCGCGAGAAGGAGGAAAAGTACCGGAAGCTGGTGCAGGAGAAGCAGGAGAAGCTGCGCCTCGATGCGCAGAAGAAGGCCCGCAAGCTGGAGGAGTTCGAGAAGCGGCGCCAGGCGGAGGAGCAGAAAACGCTCGCCGACCAGAAGCGGGACGAGCTGGCCAAACAGCTGGCCGACCAGGAACG AATCAATCGAGAGCTACTGGACACGCTGAAGCAAAATCAAACGAAGGATGCGCACGAAACAAAGCTGCACAAGCAGCTCTACCAGCAGAAGctgcgccagcagcagcagcagcttgagaagcagcaccaccagcaacagctGGCCGCGAAAAAGAAGCTGGCGGGTGGGGCGGCCGGCTCCTCCGCCGCCAGCAAGAAGCTGTTCACGTTCGAGATGATCGACACAGACGACTCGACCGACGAGGAGGTGTCGGAGGATACGAGCGCACCGCGCAAGAAGCAGCGACCGCCACTGCCAGAATGGTGCCAGAAGA CGGCCGACTTCCGCAAGCAGCTGCAACTGCAGGCCCAGCTACAGTCGAGCGTGATCGATCGACTGTTCTCCGTGCAGCCGATGACGCCCGATCTGCGCCTACTGTTCCCCTCGATCGATGCGCAAAAGCTGAAGCGTAACTCGAGCGCAATCTGGCGCACACCGCCGCGCCACTCGCAGCTGCCGTGA
- the LOC4577595 gene encoding uncharacterized protein LOC4577595 yields MEQSSSECPIEKLPPEIMHSIFEFLDLESLKSASLTCQRWERIFVNYCTSRLTLCINAEDGKNLDSTEPPTKRLQRATKMLQRTQRVYRNVHLSMMYGRFGPKHINGVLGTIFAPHRLQQLVVLDLNLTLYSEHMVKDVSDAIAKMNRLQELRAIIFCKQLFSIGRDGCNSYYKLTNPSLHKLAIRGLLPTVIDCPNMRSLELPLCLFEKSIANQIYFRHNEREERYWRVEQVEKLVIMHLIAMDSMDPIEFLRQFLQQMPRLKTLHLDTIRVPEKKLQLICETCTQLEELVLTSLEVDDPHMLRHISKLTHLRNIGVRHLLGNDTCPLSFASVNLPSLEKIFIISKSIDYQSLACIPSIKWCKISPSLGLSRSLVCDGFAEHWRQLRFLWLNFVYVQDFVSIFLAELPKMPALEMLVLEDVFKLPDLHTFLPPLPQLKRLVIYHTKYILQQYNNTAELAKLVPNVKRIEMIENKYRHEEDFVGNF; encoded by the exons ATGGAGCAATCGTCATCCGAATGTCCCATtgaaaagcttccaccagag ATTATGCACAGCATTTTCGAATTTCTTGATCTCGAATCTTTAAAATCGGCCTCACTCACCTGCCAGCGCTGGGAGCGTATTTTCGTTAACTATTGCACTTCACGCTTAACGCTGTGCATTAATGCAGAAGATGGCAAAAATCTGGACAGTACAGAACCACCCACCAAAAGATTGCAACGGGCAACTAAGATGTTACAGCGCACGCAACGCGTCTACCGCAATGTACATCTGAGTATGATGTATGGTCGGTTTGGTCCCAAGCATATAAACGGTGTACTTGGAACTATTTTCGCACCGCACCGGCTGCAGCAATTGGTCGTGCTAGATCTAAATTTGACACTGTATTCGGAACATATGGTCAAGGATGTATCGGATGCCATCGCAAAGATGAACCGTCTGCAGGAGCTAAGAGCTATCATTTTCTGCAAGCAGCTCTTTTCTATAGGACGTGACGGTTGTAATTCATATTACAAACTTACAAACCCCTCGCTTCATAAGTTGGCGATCAGGGGTCTTTTGCCCACCGTAATCGATTGTCCCAATATGCGCTCGCTGGAGTTACCCTTATGTCTGTTCGAGAAGAGCATCGCGAACCAAATATACTTTCGGCACAACGAGCGGGAAGAACGGTACTGGCGTGTGGAGCAGGTTGAAAAGCTCGTAATTATGCACTTAATAGCGATGGATAGCATGGACCCGATCGAATTCCTGAGGCAGTTTCTTCAGCAGATGCCGCGCCTAAAAACGTTACATTTGGACACGATTAGGGTTCCGGAAAAAAAGTTGCAGCTTATTTGCGAAACGTGTACCCAGTTGGAGGAACTGGTGCTGACTAGCTTGGAAGTGGATGACCCGCACATGTTGCGCCACATCTCTAAACTTACTCATCTGCGTAACATTGGAGTCAGGCATCTCTTAGGAAACGATACATGCCCATTGTCGTTCGCCAGTGTTAACCTGCCTAGTTTGGAgaaaatttttattatttcaaagtCAATCGACTACCAATCGTTAGCATGCATTCCATCgatcaaatggtgcaagatctCACCGTCCCTAGGACTATCAAGGTCACTTGTCTGCGACGGTTTCGCTGAACATTGGCGACAGCTACGATTCCTTTGGCTCAACTTTGTTTACGTGCAGGATTTTGTGAGTATCTTTCTGGCTGAATTGCCAAAAATGCCTGCCCTGGAAATGCTCGTACTGGAGGACGTATTTAAGCTGCCTGACCTACACACCTTTCTGCCACCCTTACCCCAACTAAAGCGACTAGTAATCTACCATACGAAGTACATTTTGCAGCAGTACAATAACACGGCTGAGCTGGCGAAACTAGTTCCGAACGTAAAACGCatcgaaatgattgaaaataaGTATCGCCATGAGGAAGATTTTGTAGGCAACTTTTAG
- the LOC3291426 gene encoding uncharacterized protein LOC3291426, with protein sequence MESSSSECPIDSLPPEIMHIIFDFLDLETLKSASLTCHRWEHIFAKYCTSRFKLCIDTKDRKNPDSTEPPTKRLQRATKMLQRTQRVYRHVHLSLMYGRFGPKHTNGVFSTIFAPHWLQQLVVLDLNLALDSEQMVTEVSDAIGKMSWLQELSATFCHKRPDGTIFIGGKYFCQFTKLTNPSLHKLKVRCLLPAFIDCPNMRSLDVSLELNKKSIADKIYLRHNEQEGTLWRVEQVEELVIDRLTSDDKLDVTEYLRQFLQHMPHLKSLRLGAFDVPDKMLQVIADSCPRLEELALKYLKVDDPDILRHLSKLTHLRNLGVWYALGTHDHSLSFASVNLPRLEKLYNNEAIFDFQSLACIPSVKWCKISPNVRRRPRSLVCDGFAEHWRQLRFLWLNLVYVQDLANILLAELPKMPALEMLVLENVFKLPDLHTFLPPLPQLKRLVIYHKKEILQQYNNTAELAKLVPNVKRIEMSENKYRFKYDFVGIF encoded by the exons ATGGAGTCATCCTCGTCCGAATGCCCTATCGACAGCCTTCCACCCGAG ATTATGCACATCATTTTCGACTTTCTCGATCTGGAAACATTAAAATCGGCCTCACTCACCTGCCACCGCTGGGAACATATTTTCGCCAAATACTGCACTTCTCGCTTCAAGCTGTGCATCGATACAAAAGATCGCAAAAATCCGGACAGTACAGAACCACCCACCAAAAGATTGCAACGGGCAACTAAGATGTTACAGCGCACGCAACGCGTCTACCGCCATGTACATCTGAGTCTGATGTATGGTCGGTTTGGTCCCAAGCATACAAATGGTGTATTTAGCACGATTTTCGCACCGCACTGGCTGCAGCAATTGGTCGTGCTAGATCTAAATTTGGCACTGGATTCGGAACAGATGGTCACGGAAGTATCGGATGCCATCGGAAAGATGAGCTGGCTGCAGGAACTAAGCGCTACGTTTTGCCACAAGCGACCCGACGGAACAATTTTTATAGGAGGTAAATATTTCTGTCAGTTTACGAAACTTACAAACCCCTCGCTTCATAAGTTGAAGGTTAGGTGTCTTTTGCCTGCCTTCATCGATTGTCCCAATATGCGCTCGCTGGACGTCAGCCTGGAGCTGAACAAGAAAAGCATCGCGGACAAAATATATCTTCGGCACAACGAGCAGGAAGGAACTCTGTGGCGTGTGGAGCAGGTCGAGGAGCTCGTGATTGACCGCTTAACATCGGATGATAAACTAGACGTGACAGAATACCTGAGGCAGTTTCTTCAGCATATGCCGCACCTAAAATCGTTACGCTTGGGTGCGTTTGATGTACCGGACAAAATGCTGCAAGTCATTGCCGACTCGTGCCCTCGGTTGGAGGAACTGGCGCTGAAGTACTTGAAAGTGGACGACCCGGACATATTGCGCCACCTCTCTAAACTTACTCATCTGCGTAACTTAGGCGTCTGGTATGCCTTAGGAACTCATGACCATTCACTGTCGTTCGCCAGCGTTAACCTTCCCAGGTTGGAGAAGCTGTATAACAATGAGGCTATATTCGATTTCCAATCGCTAGCGTGCATTCCATCggtcaaatggtgcaagatctCTCCGAACGTACGAAGAAGACCAAGATCACTCGTCTGCGACGGTTTCGCTGAACATTGGCGACAGCTACGATTCCTTTGGCTCAACTTAGTTTACGTGCAGGATTTGGCGAATATCCTTCTGGCTGAGTTGCCCAAGATGCCTGCCCTGGAAATGCTCGTACTGGAGAACGTATTTAAGCTGCCTGACCTACACACCTTTCTGCCACCCTTACCCCAGCTAAAGCGACTAGTAATCTACCATAAGAAGGAAATTTTGCAGCAGTACAATAACACGGCTGAGTTGGCGAAACTAGTTCCGAACGTAAAACGCAtcgaaatgagtgaaaataaGTATCGCTTTAAGTACGATTTTGTAGGCATCTTTTAG
- the LOC1280868 gene encoding PHD finger protein 7: protein MNETTRFNVSYCSDPLFKLRVLKQATVEKCDICLLNENNPLRYGEFVEKVYKTQRKIRAHYFCLLSGTNIPQNGSTPAGIAGFKISDVLSSYAEYREKQCYYCRHPSAPVECAQAGCGRRYHYICGYSNSCVTQFDGEFRSYCDQHLPEGCRVPVTTKGRRCSICFEDLPQVTEPDYNPLSIVRTHCDSECPPGLLHRECVQRFAYTSGYNFKCPLCWNKAFRVHAAEVGIFIPQRESAWEREPGAFKDLHKRKCTAVDCKVGHGRNAANQLVGCKVCGGQLMHRQCCGVSEADDYLCSGCRDESFVRLV, encoded by the exons ATGAACGAAACAACTCGATTTAACGTGAGCTATTGCTCCGATCCGCTGTTTAAGCTGCGCGTGCTAAAGCAAGCAACGGTTGAGAAATGTGACATCTGTTTGCTGAACGAAAACAACCCCTTACGCTACGGCGAGTTTGTCGAGAAGGTGTACAAAACGCAGCGAAAGATACGAGCTCACTACTTTTGTTTg CTCTCCGGCACCAACATTCCCCAGAATGGTTCAACACCGGCCGGCATCGCCGGGTTTAAAATATCGGACGTGCTGAGCAGCTATGCGGAGTATCGCGAAAAGCAATGCTACTACTGCCGGCATCCGTCGGCCCCGGTCGAGTGCGCCCAGGCCGGGTGTGGCCGCCGGTATCACTACATCTGCGGCTACAGCAACTCCTGCGTGACACAGTTTGACGGTGAGTTTCGCTCCTACTGCGACCAACACCTCCCGGAAGGGTGTCGCGTGCCGGTGACGACGAAGGGCCGCCGCTGCTCGATTTGCTTCGAGGATCTGCCCCAGGTAACGGAGCCGGACTACAATCCGCTTTCCATCGTGCGGACGCACTGCGACAGCGAGTGTCCGCCCGGGCTGCTGCACCGCGAGTGTGTGCAGCGGTTTGCCTACACGTCCGGGTACAACTTCAAGTGTCCACTGTGCTGGAACAAAGCATTCCGGGTGCATGCGGCCGAGGTCGGCATCTTCATACCGCAGCGCGAGTCGGCCTGGGAGCGTGAGCCGGGTGCGTTTAAGGATCTGCACAAGCGCAAGTGTACGGCCGTTGACTGCAAGGTCGGGCACGGGCGGAATGCGGCGAACCAGCTGGTTGGGTGCAAAGTTTGCGGTGGCCAGCTGATGCACCGGCAGTGCTGCGGGGTGTCGGAAGCGGACGACTATCTTTGCAGTGGGTGCAGGGATGAATCGTTCGTGCGGCTAGTTTAA